In Bacteroidota bacterium, the following are encoded in one genomic region:
- a CDS encoding LTA synthase family protein, translating into MSGLRFDLSGLLTINLPSLLLILIAQISFWLYPVRLEKFIALTVKTETIYFYVINASALILNFIDIYNYKYMLKRIGFNIMFFFRTGDGAFNILLSGIVQYWWGLILFGVFIWGWMYINKKFASYNIKTFTPKAPPIPYAILLVVFMIGFAVVGVRGGFQLRPISVISAIEGDNPNNAQFVMNSPFCFIQATMLPSIKPINYMNDAQAKEIFNNIFTPRQNENSKKQNLCIIIVESLSWEALEMGGNKEKSTRFIDSLAKHSTVFKRMYANGKQSIDGIPAILSGFPGLMDEPYLTSAFASNELTSIAALLKPQGYHSSFFHGGKIGTMNFDKYTKAVGFDQYYGKEDFPDQSQFDGNWGIWDKPFLQYYADNLDKMQKPFVSSVFTLSSHPPYAIPEGEKNIYNNINSPFLNTIHYTDDALKLFFEKIKKSDWYHNTRFVIVADHIGELGGNKGRKELYHIPCIMFDPENPVEKEIAILAQQTDILPYLCEQFGIKQKIVSWSNYNKPNTFSINYMSSTYQLIMGNSVLISDGEIIVKHYNDSTKLPNHSEAEMLKFMQAYIQQYNNGILDNKLVWR; encoded by the coding sequence ATGAGTGGTTTAAGGTTCGACTTATCTGGCCTATTAACAATAAACCTGCCAAGCTTGTTACTTATTCTGATAGCACAAATATCCTTTTGGCTATATCCTGTGCGATTGGAAAAATTTATAGCCCTTACCGTAAAAACTGAGACTATTTATTTTTATGTAATCAACGCTTCAGCCTTAATTCTAAACTTTATTGATATCTACAATTATAAGTATATGCTAAAACGCATTGGCTTTAATATAATGTTCTTCTTTCGCACCGGCGATGGAGCCTTTAATATATTGTTATCGGGCATTGTTCAGTATTGGTGGGGATTAATACTGTTCGGGGTTTTTATTTGGGGTTGGATGTATATAAACAAGAAATTTGCATCGTACAATATCAAAACTTTCACCCCTAAAGCTCCTCCTATACCTTACGCAATCCTATTGGTTGTTTTTATGATAGGCTTTGCTGTGGTTGGTGTCCGTGGCGGCTTTCAACTTAGACCCATATCGGTAATTTCTGCCATTGAAGGCGATAATCCCAATAATGCCCAGTTTGTTATGAACTCACCTTTTTGTTTTATACAAGCAACGATGCTCCCCTCTATCAAACCTATTAATTATATGAATGATGCACAAGCAAAAGAAATATTTAATAATATTTTCACGCCCAGACAAAATGAAAATAGTAAAAAGCAAAATTTATGTATCATTATTGTCGAAAGCCTCTCATGGGAAGCTTTGGAAATGGGTGGCAATAAAGAGAAATCCACGAGATTTATTGATTCATTAGCAAAACACAGCACTGTGTTTAAGCGTATGTATGCAAATGGTAAACAGAGTATAGATGGTATTCCAGCAATTTTATCAGGTTTCCCTGGATTAATGGACGAGCCCTATCTCACCTCTGCATTTGCAAGTAACGAGCTTACCAGTATTGCAGCTTTATTAAAACCTCAAGGCTACCATTCCTCTTTCTTTCACGGAGGTAAAATCGGTACTATGAATTTTGATAAATATACCAAAGCAGTTGGATTCGACCAATATTATGGTAAAGAAGATTTTCCCGATCAAAGCCAGTTTGATGGCAATTGGGGAATCTGGGATAAACCCTTTTTGCAATATTATGCTGATAATTTAGACAAAATGCAAAAACCTTTTGTGAGTAGTGTTTTCACACTCTCATCGCACCCTCCTTATGCTATACCCGAAGGTGAGAAGAATATATATAATAATATTAATAGTCCATTTTTAAATACGATTCATTATACAGACGATGCTTTGAAACTATTCTTTGAAAAAATAAAAAAATCTGATTGGTATCATAATACCCGTTTCGTAATAGTTGCCGATCATATCGGCGAGCTAGGCGGCAACAAAGGCCGCAAAGAATTATATCATATTCCTTGTATCATGTTCGACCCTGAAAATCCAGTTGAAAAAGAAATTGCGATACTGGCCCAACAAACAGATATATTACCCTATTTGTGTGAACAATTTGGCATAAAACAAAAAATTGTTTCTTGGAGTAACTATAATAAACCAAATACTTTTTCCATCAATTATATGAGTAGCACTTACCAATTAATTATGGGCAATAGTGTATTAATTAGTGATGGGGAAATCATAGTAAAACATTATAATGATTCCACCAAGTTACCCAACCACAGCGAAGCCGAAATGCTCAAGTTTATGCAGGCTTACATACAACAGTATAATAATGGCATTTTGGATAATAAGTTGGTGTGGAGGTAG
- a CDS encoding di-heme oxidoredictase family protein, producing MFKTKIYIYLAFFLLAITSIIYSCRKPQPFDDENLDERMSGGDCTAFDESAGAFGNVIGGLSDEDTRVHDLGDGFFEKTFVPVSAISLGVGLGPLFNQVTCVRCHINEGRGTPPMPGQPYQSMFFKLSLPGVDDHGAPLSVPGYGTQLQDKSIAGVNAEGTMQLAYNYFTEKLADGTDISLRQPVYQFVNLYTAMPANVLYSPRVARPNFGMGLIEAISEESILSHADPNDVNGDGVSGRPNYVYDYITNKSNCLGRIGWKAAVPNIKNQVAKALNEDIGITTSIFPVEYETTQQGGKIELHDSIVTALTFYMKTLAVPARRNVKDETIKLGQKLFKVSGCVKCHVDKHETSTDVSFKPLSAQIIRPYSDFLLHDMGAGLADGRPEFDATGYEWRTPPLWGIGLTQRVNGNTNFLHDGRARNYIEAIMWHGGEAQSAKDNFKKLSKEERDALVKFLDSL from the coding sequence ATGTTCAAAACAAAGATATACATATACCTCGCCTTCTTTCTACTGGCAATTACTAGTATTATATATTCGTGCAGAAAGCCACAGCCATTTGATGATGAGAATTTGGATGAACGCATGAGTGGAGGTGACTGCACTGCATTTGATGAAAGTGCAGGAGCTTTTGGCAATGTGATTGGCGGACTGTCGGATGAAGACACACGCGTACACGATTTGGGAGATGGCTTTTTTGAGAAAACATTTGTGCCAGTAAGTGCTATTTCACTAGGGGTGGGATTGGGACCTTTGTTCAACCAGGTTACTTGTGTTCGCTGCCATATAAATGAAGGAAGAGGCACACCTCCTATGCCTGGGCAACCTTATCAATCTATGTTTTTTAAATTGAGTTTACCCGGTGTTGACGATCATGGAGCTCCGCTGTCAGTGCCTGGTTATGGCACACAATTGCAAGACAAATCTATAGCAGGAGTGAATGCTGAAGGAACCATGCAATTGGCATATAATTATTTCACCGAAAAATTGGCTGACGGTACTGATATATCCTTAAGACAACCCGTATATCAATTTGTGAATTTATATACTGCGATGCCTGCAAATGTATTATACTCTCCCCGCGTGGCCCGTCCCAATTTTGGAATGGGATTGATAGAAGCAATTAGCGAAGAAAGTATATTAAGCCATGCCGATCCCAATGATGTTAATGGTGATGGGGTTTCTGGCAGACCTAATTATGTATATGACTATATAACAAATAAATCTAATTGTTTGGGAAGAATTGGTTGGAAAGCAGCAGTACCCAATATTAAAAACCAAGTTGCAAAAGCATTGAATGAAGATATTGGTATCACCACTTCCATATTCCCAGTTGAGTATGAAACTACCCAACAAGGAGGGAAAATAGAACTGCACGATAGCATAGTAACGGCATTAACTTTTTACATGAAAACTTTAGCAGTTCCTGCACGCAGAAATGTGAAAGATGAGACCATAAAATTGGGACAGAAATTATTTAAAGTTTCGGGTTGCGTGAAATGTCATGTAGATAAGCATGAGACCTCAACTGATGTTTCCTTCAAACCATTATCAGCACAAATTATTCGTCCTTATTCCGATTTTTTATTGCATGATATGGGTGCAGGACTTGCCGATGGAAGACCCGAATTTGATGCCACCGGATATGAGTGGAGAACCCCGCCACTCTGGGGTATAGGGCTTACCCAACGTGTAAATGGCAATACTAATTTTTTGCATGATGGGCGGGCAAGAAATTATATAGAAGCAATTATGTGGCATGGTGGCGAAGCACAATCAGCAAAGGATAATTTCAAGAAATTAAGCAAAGAAGAACGCGACGCTTTGGTGAAATTTTTGGATAGTTTGTGA
- a CDS encoding Rieske 2Fe-2S domain-containing protein: protein MERKLNRKDFIKFTCNAACSAGLAISMLNVEGCSPFPVIKTKHDKGMIKVPLLSVKENKDTIVRDLDLEYDIMIKKKDDTYIIFVLKCTHQDWLLSPNAKGFNCSLHGSTFDTEGKVVNGPASLPLKQLNYNIEQENLVITL from the coding sequence TTGGAACGTAAATTAAACAGAAAAGATTTCATCAAATTTACTTGCAATGCGGCATGTAGTGCAGGTTTGGCAATTAGCATGCTCAATGTTGAAGGTTGTTCCCCCTTCCCTGTTATTAAAACAAAACACGATAAAGGGATGATAAAAGTCCCTTTGTTAAGTGTGAAAGAAAATAAAGATACCATAGTTCGAGATTTGGATTTGGAATATGATATTATGATAAAGAAAAAGGATGACACATATATCATTTTCGTGTTAAAATGTACCCACCAAGATTGGTTGTTAAGTCCTAATGCCAAAGGTTTTAACTGCTCTTTGCATGGAAGCACTTTCGATACAGAAGGTAAAGTAGTTAATGGGCCTGCCTCATTGCCTTTAAAGCAATTAAATTACAATATAGAACAGGAAAATCTAGTAATAACATTATAG
- a CDS encoding imelysin family protein codes for MKKYLYIITLYAIFISVSCNKKPVVTEPDVNKVTSSILNDFPTHIAEPILLDLSNKANDLKNAIQTFVITSTDANLLAAQQSWYGTRQIWEQSESFLFGPVADKGLDPSIDDWPISYTEIDSVLKSSNVFSATYIQGLNTTLKGFHPIEYMLFGFGGNRKANELTSREKDYLLALAENLKLVTTQMYTEWQAQGSNFSLQVKSAGTVNSKYKTRKEALLEIANAMIGIIGEVGEAKIGEPYTAMDSMLEESPFSGNSWKDFAMNIKGAKNVYLCNYSGNGSGLHALTELYNKSLDLKITQKMDAAYSNLNAYSTKFGKAIYNERPAVESTVQLLADLKNILENELIPLIQTYVKN; via the coding sequence ATGAAAAAATATCTTTATATTATAACTCTGTATGCTATATTTATTTCGGTATCGTGCAATAAAAAGCCAGTAGTTACCGAACCCGATGTAAATAAAGTTACCAGTAGTATTTTAAACGATTTCCCGACACATATTGCGGAACCAATTCTACTTGATTTGTCTAATAAAGCAAATGACTTAAAAAATGCTATTCAAACATTTGTGATTACTTCTACTGACGCTAATTTATTGGCAGCACAACAATCTTGGTACGGTACGCGTCAAATTTGGGAGCAGTCTGAATCATTCTTATTTGGCCCCGTTGCCGATAAAGGGTTAGATCCCTCCATCGATGATTGGCCTATTAGTTATACTGAGATTGATTCAGTATTAAAAAGCAGTAACGTCTTTAGTGCAACTTATATACAAGGTTTGAATACAACTTTAAAAGGATTTCATCCAATTGAATATATGTTATTTGGATTTGGTGGTAATCGCAAAGCTAATGAATTAACCTCCCGTGAGAAAGATTATCTTTTGGCCTTAGCAGAAAATCTTAAATTAGTAACTACACAAATGTATACAGAATGGCAAGCCCAAGGAAGTAATTTTTCATTACAGGTTAAAAGTGCGGGCACAGTTAATAGTAAGTACAAAACTCGCAAAGAGGCATTGTTGGAAATTGCCAATGCTATGATTGGTATTATAGGTGAAGTAGGAGAAGCAAAGATAGGCGAACCTTATACAGCTATGGATTCAATGCTTGAAGAATCACCGTTCTCAGGTAATTCATGGAAAGATTTTGCAATGAATATTAAAGGAGCAAAAAATGTATATTTGTGCAACTATTCTGGCAATGGATCAGGCTTACATGCCCTCACAGAATTATATAATAAATCATTGGATTTAAAAATTACCCAAAAAATGGATGCTGCCTATAGTAATTTGAATGCATATTCTACAAAGTTTGGAAAAGCTATATACAATGAAAGACCTGCGGTGGAAAGTACGGTTCAGTTATTAGCAGATTTGAAAAATATATTAGAAAACGAACTTATTCCTTTGATACAAACCTATGTGAAAAATTAG
- a CDS encoding HmuY family protein: MKLVNRHSIYIIFALALFSTQSCMKKDPKWKLENNADGLVEEFNMGDSFQNVVFFDCETGNFISKSIHDWDIAFACDPNKFGIQLNTGSNLAVYNTNDTAFHNKYSKPPLNKLQFDHPQGSLDSTGFRQCWDKFSLILNKSIFIIRYVKDTSGPQDRFIIFQALEKTANYFKFRWRYLESSSTNYTVEKVFFDKNYNFVHYKFANKKVLFFEPPKEDWDFKITKYTDFLINLGQPYPYIVRGVISNHYNVLCAVDSNYKYEDISLQVAKTFQYSDFKDAIGYDWKYYDFALSRYTVRKNRNYIIRNRSNDYFKLKFVDYYDKQGKPGVPKFVFKKLR; this comes from the coding sequence ATGAAATTAGTAAATAGACATAGTATATATATAATTTTCGCACTGGCTTTATTCAGTACACAATCCTGTATGAAGAAGGATCCCAAATGGAAATTGGAGAATAATGCCGATGGGCTAGTGGAAGAGTTTAATATGGGCGATTCATTTCAAAATGTAGTTTTCTTTGATTGCGAAACAGGAAATTTTATTTCGAAAAGTATTCATGATTGGGATATTGCATTTGCATGCGACCCAAACAAATTTGGTATACAACTAAACACGGGAAGTAATTTAGCGGTGTATAATACCAATGACACCGCTTTCCATAATAAATATAGTAAACCACCGTTAAATAAATTACAGTTCGATCATCCTCAAGGATCATTGGACAGCACAGGGTTTAGACAATGTTGGGATAAATTTTCCTTGATCTTAAATAAAAGTATATTTATTATACGTTATGTTAAAGATACCTCAGGACCCCAGGACAGATTTATTATATTTCAAGCCTTGGAAAAGACGGCTAATTATTTTAAGTTCCGATGGAGGTATTTAGAATCTTCATCAACTAATTATACGGTAGAAAAAGTATTCTTCGATAAAAATTATAATTTTGTGCATTATAAATTTGCCAATAAGAAAGTATTATTTTTTGAACCTCCCAAAGAAGACTGGGATTTTAAGATTACCAAGTATACAGATTTCCTAATTAACTTAGGGCAACCTTATCCCTATATAGTAAGGGGAGTTATTTCCAATCATTATAATGTGCTTTGTGCAGTTGATTCCAACTATAAATATGAAGATATTAGTTTGCAAGTTGCCAAAACTTTTCAATATAGCGACTTCAAAGATGCCATAGGTTATGATTGGAAGTATTATGATTTTGCTTTGTCGCGTTATACAGTTCGTAAAAACAGGAATTATATTATTCGTAACCGAAGCAATGATTATTTTAAACTTAAGTTTGTTGATTATTATGATAAACAAGGCAAGCCTGGCGTTCCCAAGTTCGTGTTTAAAAAATTGCGTTGA